Proteins encoded by one window of Nostoc sp. PCC 7120 = FACHB-418:
- a CDS encoding RNA-guided endonuclease InsQ/TnpB family protein — translation MKTLKFKLYQHKRNRFLKRMINASGVIYNHCIALHKRYYRMWGKHLSCAKLQAHIAKLRKRNPFWQTVGSQAVQDICQRIEKAYQLFFKHNKKGVRPPGFKKVKKYKSFTLKQAGYKFLGGNRVKIGNRVYQFWKSRQIEGTVKTLTIKRTPLGELFVVVVVDDGIKPEIEIKTGKIAGFDFGLKTFLTCSDGTKIDSPQFFKQSLNAITKASRQHSKKLKGSANRKRARLNLVRKYEDISNRRRDWFWKLAYELTDKFDVLCFETLNLKGMQRRWGRKISDLAFGEFLEILEWVAKKKNKLIVFIDQWYPSTKTCSHCGHVLESIDLSVRSWSCPSCQSVNERDENASKVICAVGASTVGLGDVRLATPAIAV, via the coding sequence ATGAAAACCTTGAAGTTCAAACTGTACCAGCACAAAAGAAATAGATTCCTCAAGCGCATGATTAATGCGAGTGGGGTAATCTACAACCATTGTATTGCCCTACACAAACGCTACTACCGAATGTGGGGCAAACACTTAAGTTGTGCAAAACTTCAAGCTCACATTGCTAAACTGCGGAAGCGTAACCCATTTTGGCAAACTGTAGGATCTCAGGCAGTGCAAGATATCTGTCAACGCATTGAAAAAGCTTACCAATTATTTTTTAAACACAATAAGAAGGGGGTTAGACCACCAGGATTTAAGAAGGTGAAGAAATATAAATCCTTCACCCTAAAACAAGCAGGTTATAAGTTTTTAGGTGGCAACAGAGTAAAAATCGGTAATCGAGTTTATCAATTCTGGAAGTCGAGACAGATAGAGGGAACAGTTAAAACCCTAACTATAAAGCGCACACCGTTAGGTGAGTTGTTCGTGGTTGTGGTAGTTGACGACGGTATTAAGCCAGAAATCGAGATTAAGACGGGTAAAATCGCTGGTTTTGACTTTGGTTTGAAGACATTTCTCACTTGCTCAGACGGCACAAAAATTGATTCTCCTCAGTTTTTCAAACAATCTCTAAACGCTATCACCAAAGCTAGTAGACAACACTCAAAGAAACTCAAAGGTTCGGCTAATCGGAAACGAGCGAGACTTAATCTAGTACGCAAGTACGAAGATATTTCTAATCGCCGTCGTGACTGGTTCTGGAAACTAGCTTATGAGTTAACAGATAAGTTTGATGTTCTCTGCTTTGAAACCTTAAACCTCAAGGGAATGCAACGACGTTGGGGCAGGAAAATATCAGATTTGGCGTTTGGTGAGTTTCTGGAAATTCTAGAATGGGTTGCCAAAAAGAAGAATAAACTGATTGTCTTCATTGATCAGTGGTATCCCAGCACTAAGACCTGTTCTCACTGTGGTCATGTCTTAGAGAGTATTGATTTGTCTGTTCGGTCGTGGAGTTGTCCGTCCTGCCAGTCAGTGAACGAGAGAGACGAAAACGCCTCTAAGGTAATTTGTGCAGTCGGGGCATCGACTGTTGGGTTAGGTGATGTCAGACTGGCTACGCCAGCAATCGCTGTTTGA
- the tnpA gene encoding IS200/IS605-like element ISNsp3 family transposase — MKTTYNHYNHSIGLATVHLVWIPCRRRRVFNNNEKLKLRCIEIFQSVANDKKWIIKALEIAPDHIHLLVEYDPHHSISQVVKAFKGRSSRYLRQEFPELMKLPSLWTHSFMFDTTGKVSTQKVLEYINDPHHG, encoded by the coding sequence ATGAAAACTACATATAATCATTACAACCATTCAATAGGTTTAGCTACTGTTCACTTAGTCTGGATACCCTGTAGGCGCAGGAGAGTTTTCAATAACAACGAAAAATTAAAACTACGATGTATTGAGATATTTCAGTCAGTTGCTAATGATAAAAAGTGGATTATCAAAGCACTAGAAATTGCTCCTGACCACATTCATTTGTTGGTAGAATATGACCCGCATCACTCAATATCTCAAGTAGTGAAAGCGTTTAAAGGCAGGTCATCAAGATACTTGAGGCAAGAATTTCCAGAACTAATGAAGCTTCCTAGTTTGTGGACTCACTCTTTCATGTTTGACACAACGGGCAAAGTCAGCACTCAGAAAGTTTTGGAGTACATAAATGACCCACATCACGGATGA